The sequence below is a genomic window from Xyrauchen texanus isolate HMW12.3.18 chromosome 46, RBS_HiC_50CHRs, whole genome shotgun sequence.
GAAGAGGTGAACCGCAAAGAACAAAAGTAACACTTAACATAGTATTTATtctcattaaaataatatatgtatatttcgaTAGCTTACTTTGTGTCTAAACTTTCTGTAAATGCTACTCTTTGCTGATTATGATTTCTATTATGAACAGATGAGAGATGAGGAGCTTTTTATTTTGCTCTCTCACTTTATGGGTTCTTGCCATAACTGGTATAAACCTTACCCTGTCATTGGAATGACTAACATCTTTAGCTTTTAGAAGTGAAAGGGATCCTTTTTATTACCTCTAAGAGCCACGTCCACACTAGCAAAAAGTGTTTGAAAGTTATAGAGGGAAAAATAAATATCAGTTTACTCTGATCTTCTTCTGTTTCACCATTTTACAAGAGGGATGAAAGCATTTATTTTACTGCAGTTATTCATTATTAGTTGGTGCCTTTTACTCTCATGCAAGGGAGAACTGTGACGCCCTGGGGATCTTTAGCTCAGTTCCTAAAGGGTCAGAAGTTAGTTTGGTTTATTTTCATTACATATTTAGATCAATAACTAAATGAGATTCATAGATTTGGAGATTAGAAACCACTTGCATTATTGGGAGTTAAAGTCAAAGAGGGCCATGCAAGGTCAGAGTTTGACTGCAAGTCTTTCTGTGTACGGCTAGTCCTGAAAGGTTTGGGTGCTTCTGTATGAATTTGAATATTCAGTCAACTTTGCACTGGAGTCATAATCTGTTAAGGAAAACTGATGAAGCTAGAGATATCCAATGAATTGCCTTAATATTGAATTATGTGGCAAGGTTATTTGATAATGTATGTAGCAACTCATAATGTAATAACAAAGCATATAATTTTACAACTGCACATAATGTAATaagttaaatataataaatgtttataatgtttttttttaaaatgtaataatattttgagctcataatataataaagtttttCAAAATAATGTAATAGGTTATTTTATgggaaatgtattacattatgaaCTCAGTGTAGCAACTCATAATGTAATCACAGCACACAATCAGCtgaaacaataattataatataacaattttCTCTCAACATACCATTATGGGCACAAgacgaaataataataatgatcatattatatatatatatatatatatatatatatatatatatatatatatatatatattgctacaTTTAATAGGTTATTATTACATTAAgagaaatattttcttaaaaatgtaatttttttttaaatgtgacctgctccatcattttgagttgCTTTGACACAGAAACATATTTTGGGCTTAATGCGCTGAATCAAAAAAGAAAGACTTAGCTTTctgattatataattattatgttttgaaTCATTGTctggatttaattatttaaacagtGAATGTCataaaaacttgttttttttttgaggaaaagGACTCTAAAGACACCAAGCAATTTGTTAGCATTTGATAGAATTaggagatttattcaaacataggatacattaaataatttatagaCACCAATCACAggtaagtaaaaatataatgcattatgtACATATacttgatcagccacaacattaaaaccacctgtctaatattgtgtaggtcccccttgtgctgccaaaacagtgccaacccgcatcttagaatagcattctgagattatattcttctcaccacaattgtgcagagcagttatctgagttactgtcgactttgtcagttcgaaccagactagccattctctgttgacctctctcttcaataaggcatttccatctgcagatttgatcactgagataaaattttccccattctgatggttaatgtgaacattaactgaagcttctgacccgtttctgcatgcttttatgcactgctgccacacgattggctgattagataatcgcatagatgattgttggtgtcagacgggctggtttgagtatttttgtaactgctgatctcctgggatttttacccTGAATGGTGccgaaaacaaaaacaaatccagtgagctgcagttctgtggatggaaatgccttgttgatgagacaggtcaacagagaatggccagactggtttgaactgacaaagtctacgataactcagataaccactctgtacaattgtggtgagaagaatatcatctcagaatgctattttatatacatatatatatatatatataattctgcatatattatattataataatagaatataatattaGTGCTATGCTCCTCTATAGAGTTGCTTGCTAACTAATGATCTAAGGACATTAAAGGCCTAACTTTCCTGAGGTAAACGAAACAGGTGACAGGTTGTTCAAGTGTCTTTGGCTCATgtataaatacaaacaaatatataacatatgattattataataatatgtaGTGGCAAACTGTATGTtagtaagtatatatatattagtaataatTTTCCATAGTAGTTTAAGACTAGATttagattaaaacattttttttttttactatttaaaggaatatcaAGGTTTTTTATGCCTTAAAAAAGTATACTGttgttttgtttggaaaattgttacaatatgacaaaataatacatttttttatttaaattattttatttgtttatggaGAGTTCACAATGTAATGCATTTCTTATATTGTAATAACTTCTAACATTTTGCAAAAAAACCAAAACTTTATTACATTATGGGCTCttacataatgtaataattattacgttttgagaaaattattacattataaacaattattacatttactttattacattatgttttgttatTACATTATGAGTTGCTACAGCTTAGCTATTTTTCTCAGTGATAAGGAAACTGTTCATTTTACATATGAAATGGGAAATGGTTACTTATATCTGGCATGCTATTAAGCTCTTCCTGGTTTTGTGTCATAGATATTTATTAATTATGAATTCTGATGTCTATGTTTTACCTCTACATGACAGAGACTGATCTACTATAAGATATCAGCAATTTAATCTCACCAATATGTTGACTGCATACTTGAACTCAACCTCGACAATTCTTtggaatgtaaaaaaaacacaaccATCTTAAACTGTTTAAGATAATATAATCTGCTCATTACGTAATGTTTGAATACCAGGCCTGAGCCCAAATACCCAAGCACACGCTTAAAGaagtatttcacccaaaattgaaaattctctaatcatttactcaccctcatgccaccccagatgtgtatgactttctttcttctgctgaatacaaaaaaagatttttggaagaaaatcTCAGCATTGTAGAttcatacaagtgaatgggttgaaatgtttgaagctccaaaagcacacaaagacagcataaaagtaatctataagactaaagtggttaaatccatgtcttcagaagcgatatgataactgagaaacagatacatttttaagtacttGTTTTcccatcaatctccactttccctttctccttcttttttttttttttttttggccgatTTGCTTATCGCagcctactgagcagggaggagattttataggcaaaaatattgatctgtttctcacccagacctatcacatcacttctgaagacatggattaaatcactggagtcttatggattactttcatgctgaatttatgtgctttttggagcttcaaaattttaagattttaaattctTTGTGCCCCAAATATAGGCATGCAATGTGATTGCTTTAATGAAAATTTTCAAATATGACTGCTATTTATGTATGTGATGACATgttaatttattgatatttatcTCCACTGTACCCTGTCCTTTGTTACAATTTTGATCTCTCTTTCTACATAGCAGAATAGAATTTTGCATGGTTTTTAATGCAAAACGTTGAACTGAAATATTGTATCTAGAACAAAAGCCCTCTTATCTAAGTGCTTATTCAGAAACAGCTATTTCTCATGTAAGTTCCACCTGAGGTTTACTGTACTGTACTTTGTCTCCAGCTGTGAAATGGCCCTATTTGTTGTTTGCAAGATGAATGTGGGTAAGGGgtagtgcatgtatgtgtgtgtcattgtttatatgcagcctttatgtcatTTCTCAGTTTTGTATTCCTGCACTGAGGGGCAGACGCCCCTTTCAAATTTGCCTCCTATTTTCTAACATATACCTCACCTTCTGCCTTAGTTCCAATTTGTTGAAATGATTGTACGATTTGTTGGAGACAACAATGTTTTTGCCAATCATTTCTTtctctgaaaaaagaaaagaaaaaattagtAAGAATTCTAATATATTAAgaaaaatgtttccttttatttttatacatatgtGCTGTGCACAGCAGCCAACTGTATTACTGAAATGAAAATAAAGGGTTGTTTTATAGCCTCTGTGTGCATTGTTTTTTGCCTTATGCGTTTTATTAACGTTGAATGAATAGGTTAGTATCCAGCATTTGTATTTAAAAGATTTTTAGTTCAcagataaaaaattaataaataaaggtTTTCAACAAACTGAAACTGTATGTTTGATGAGATTAGTTAAGTTAGAGCCTCCTCAAGTGGTCAAAATCAGAAACACATACAAAGAatctcattcatttatttttgtgttaaagaaaacactgaaaaaattactaggatttacaaccccaattccgaaaaagttgtgacagtttgaaaaatgcaaaaaaaaaaaaaaaaaaaggagtgatttgtaaattatattcaccctttgctatattgaaaacactacaactaaacatgatATGatttttttccttgtgaatttcattgtcttttttttttttttttaatgaacaataatttcgaatcagatgattgcaacacactccaataaagggccaaagaggaaaaggaccatccaagcctttatcagcatcaggtctGTGTctgccagtgtctgtatgggccaggggtgtgccagtgcccatggcatgggtaactcacacatctgtgagggcatcaTTAATGCAGACGGGTATGTACAAATTTGGGAggagcatatactgccatccagcaccatcttttccagggacatcccggAATTTTcaaccatctccaattgagaatgtgtggtgcattatgaagcgcacaatacggcAACAAAGACCCCGTACAACTGTGCagctgcataatggatgaatgtgggaaaattccactttttaaacttaacaaacttgtgtcttcagtgcccaaatgctgaagtgttattagaagaaattgtttcacagtggtaaacactcaactgtcccaacttttttggagtgtgttgcaatcatctgatttgaaattactgtacataaaaaaaaaattctaaataaattaaattcacaaggaaaaacatcaatAATATGTAGTCGTAGTGCTTTCAATTTAGGAAAGGGAGAATATAATTTAGAAATCactccttttgtttttattagcatttttcattctgtcccaactttttcagaattgggtttGTACTTTAAATTCCTTTTTTGCACAGATTTTCTAACATAGTTTTTAAGTAAAATCTACTGGCCttcatgaatataaaatatacaaggtTATTACAAGGTTTTTgtactttaggattgatacttTAGAACACATAGTAAAGATAACATACAATACTAAAtaatgcacatatacacactaatctaaataatatttacttataagagcataatgttttatacatgttTTAGCTGAGTAAGTTACTTAATAGTTCAAGTTCACGCTTGAACtaattcaatgtagaaagtagcCTATTGAAAAGTGCACttagtcatttttttcctcattaaaaagttttactcctaaagaattGTAAttgtatatgtataaaatcatgaccactcacatgagatgaagactccagtcatatcagtaaccttataaaagctgttttatacgcacatgggggctgccattttaaatgctttgtttCTGCTTTGTTTATTTCACAGCATcgaatttttttctaaaacataatATACTTGTATGAATTGTCTGTTAAATATAAGACATAAAAGAATAAACTAAACTGATCCAATTATTctaaaattattataatgtttttaattcCACAAAATGGCATTTACAATACAGTCGTTTCAGTAATCCTCTGCAGTTGACTCAATTAACATAATAAAGAACTTTTACTGTGTTCTAAATTTGTAAAATTCTTACTGTGCAGTCCCAGAATTACTTGATGGTAAGGTGACCTGGTTACAACTGCCAGTTGGATGTGACCAAACGTAACGTTCTTGTTCAGCAAACATGACTTTTGAACGGACTTTCCCCAGTTATAAACATTAGCAGTGAGACGCCAAAGTGTGTCCTAAGCCCTAGTCTGATCCAGCCTGATCATGCGCACAGACGGAATTCTCTGTCTGGCTGCACTAAGCTTCTGCACAATACTAACTTGTCTTCCTATACAAGAGAAAACAGTCCAAATAGGTATCACTAGAGATCATCAGAGAGAGCAACATATAAAGACCAAGATCAGCtgctttgattatttttttacaaGATTTTGTAAAAGAATGAAGATTCACCAAGATTCAAAAGGTAAGTTTGGGATTTATCATCATTTTGGAAAAGTGTTTATTTCTATATTACCCATGTAAACTGTGATTTGGATATGATTACTTACGCTCCTCTTTTAATTTACAAAGGTGCTGTTTTATTGAGGAAAAGAAGTAAAGACTGCTTCTCAGTACTTGAAATTAAAAGTAATAAAGTTGTGTGTTTGGATTCAAACATAAAGCTATACATTTCAGTAAGTATGGGAATCTTTGTAATATAGTAATCATGTTAGATCATCAATGTTAAATCAATATTCTTAATTATCTTGTATTACAGCTATTCACAATTATGAAGGCTTCTGCTATCAAAATTGccatattattataatgtttgtaGTTACAGCATAATTAATGTATACTACCAGTAAAAACAAGcggtaaataatgtttttaataaattaaatgtgctATTATTCCCAGGTTGATGCCATTAAGGACTACTGTTGTCATAAAATTAAAGGAAAGAATTCAAATAATGCTTTGTGTCTATGCTGGAGGGGTCATGCAATGAAGCTTGTAGAAGCTTATTGCGCATCAGAATTATCTCCTCCACATTCAAATAGCCATGAAAAGCATATACACCTCAGACAAAGAAGAAGTCAGCATTTTGACCCATCTGACCCTTTGGGATCTGAGAATACAAGGTCAAGGACGATAAATTATCAGAGGAAAAATCGAGAGCAAACACATGAGCGCAGCAGTAATGTTTCTAAAGAGACCATCACTTCCTATGATGATCCTTTACATGTACTGCTCTCCAAGAGCCCAGTCAGTCCAAATTTgcagaaagagaagaaaaacaaGCAAGTTGCTCCATCTGAACAGATCTGAACAAAGAACTGATAGTTCAGATTATAATTCAGATACAGTGCTGGGTATtgactgaaaaaaatgtaatctgtatgtaatcagattacaaaaatcagatACTTGgacaacattttaaagtgtgcGTAATCAGTTACATTTTTCAATTACATTGCCAATCAGCCAACAGTAATAACTAGTGAAGCGTAAGTTAAAAGTTACGTATACTGATTACAATctttcatgtaatttgtaatcagtaccagattacatttcagaggtaatctacccaacactgtCTCTCTACATGAAGAATGTGTGATGTGtcattatttaaatgtgtttggggATGCATTTAAGAGATACTCTATGTTCCATACTTGCAAAAGCTTTTCTCAtagttggagatttattaatACATACAAAACTGAAAGTTAAATCTACTATTAtagaacttaaagggatatttcaccttaAAAtatcaattctgtcataatttactaaccctaatGTTGTCCCAAACCAATATATGCGCCCgtgagactgacagcctcagtcaccattgtctttcattgcatctttttttccatacaatgaaagtgaatggcgactgaggatGCCAGTtaacattctccttttgtgttccacataagaaagtaagtcatacaggtttgggacgatatgatggtgagtaaattatgacagaattgataTTCCTGGAGGAACTAACAATTTGATAACTTAATACTGTCTATATCTCAGTTTTTATAGGGTGCAATCTATAGGGCTTATTAGTTGAGGCTAGGTTAGGTCACTGTTTGTTAGTCCtttcaaccttttaagtcagtTAAAACTTAAACATTGCTGGCATTGAAAGCAAtgaaatgttattttcatgagaACTGTGCTAGAATCGTGTCCACTGATTGATGTGGGTATTATAATCAAATGGTAGGAATTATGTTTGgtctgctctttttttttctaaCAACTGCAGATATTTTGAATGTTAAGAGTCTGCAGTTGTTTCATTTGTATACATAATTCATGTTCTCATTTCTCATGAGTTGTCTGTAGACCTAAACATCACAGTTTAAAACATATAATAGATGGTGCTGGCCACCTCTACTGAATTATTTATTGaacaatattcatttttatttattatattttatatgaatGTCTTTTAAATATAATCTCAGAAAATGATTGAGTACTGTTTATCCAGTGTGTTTGCTCTAAGAGCAAAGGCCAATGTGTACATAGACTTTAAAGAAGCACTTGCAATGAGACGTTGCAATGAAATGTATGTTTAACTGAATAAACAGTATTaataagattatatatatatatatatatatatttttttttaaatataagggtaatatattattcatgcattcaaacaataaaatgtattaaacctaaatagtttttttcttgtcacattttcattttagacCCATTCTTAAGATTAGTATCTCAAATGTTTCTCAAATtgttatataaaaacataaacagtaattaaatatatgatatgattaaatAGTTGTTGTGAGCTGATGATAGATTTACTTTTGACCAGATTTTATGTATTCATGTTTCATAATGATGAGTACAATGTAAAATTGTGAAATATATACTGACATAATCGGTTTAAAACTGATGTTGCCATTTGTATTGGACTTATACCAGTTGGACatgttgatgtttgtttttagtgattaTGTAATTTGAAAAAGGGCAAAATAGAAGCTTGCATAAACAACAAAAACGTTCATCCCTTTCCTGCAAAGACACAAATGATTAACTTGAATTTCACtggattaaaacaaaataaacacccTAAAATTAATTACAACTAAAGATTGAACAGAAAGTTAAGAGTTCAATATTGACTGTTCTGTGTTCTTTCCACCTTACCAATAAAAAAAGCAGTATGTCAGGACGCTCAGCAAACGTTTTTGCAATTATGAGGcttaaatgaatatatatttaagccctgcttcctCTCATTATTTgagttatatatattttcaaaggtgcttgaaaataaatataaaaagatacaaataaaaaacatgaagcAAGCAACGCATATAATGACACAGTAATGCTTGAATGCAGATTACAGTATAAACCAAGCTATACCCATAacctaaaatgtatttgattttggGTTTAAGAATAGTTTAGGACATGCAATTTTATAGTGATTGTTTAAAGATGAAAACAGTTAATAAACTTTTATTATTCTGTAATCATTGGAGAATCTCTGTGAAATTTCAGTGATTCCCATGAGGAACCATATAAAATAACATGCCTattcaaatatgaaaataataatatagtttCATATAGAAGCGTATTTATTTAGTTAATATTTACAGTTTTATAGCATTAAAAACAATAACTTACATGAACATAAAACTCCCACACAGAATGTTGAACAGctttaatatgaaatattttccATTGTCTGTGTCTAAATTGTAAACATGTGATATTTTAAACCTAGACAATACAGCGATTTGAGTCACCGGACTGTACAAACAGTTCAAATTCAAATGATTCATAAGACATACAGTTTGTCAACTCAGACCTTTGTGAAGATCACCTTTCAACagtgtaatttatattttgaaattaattaaGGTAAAGTGCTTGGATACAACACTTTATCCTTGCATAATTCATGTAAACCAATTTTACTGCGAAACTTACCAtccatgtttcatttattttacattgataTTTGTTCTTATTCAGACATGATGTGGTCTCTTCTGTTGATGAACACACATTTAATATCTGAAAGAGTAAGACCTGCGTCTCtacaattaaaaacaatgatAAATTGGCACATTCCGGTGTTTGGGCATATGGAAAACCTTTGAGCTGGGTCTGAACCATGGGGCGAGGGGCACTTTAGGTCCTCAAAAAAATACTGCATTGCTATGCTCATATAAGCCCCATGGCCAACCACCAGCGCATGGATAGGCACATTTAGAACGCCGTCATTTGGTAGACCAGCCCCGTCTATTTTAGGTATAGGTGTCTCACCATCTTGTACTTTTTCTTGATGGTCATTAGCTATTCGCTGGAACATTGCCTTAAGAAAATCCTTGATTCGTACCTTcacctgaaaaaaataataaaaggctTTATATTTACTTGTATTCTTTCCAATAAAgttaagcacacaaatgcacaatacaagaaataaaacattgaaaaaagtTCCACTCTGATAGAGTGTCCTGCAGTTGCATCATATCCAGATAAAGGTATGACACATCAATGGGCCTCTGAGGCAATGGATGCGTCATTAGTGTTGGCATGCCACATGGGGCAGTCAGCTCAATGAGTAAGTATGAGCAAAAAGTTTTAAAGGGCTCCAGAAATggagaatacaattttccttgatatttagacatataagatgtaactgtattataaaaaaaacatactgtaagtttcaggatcaaaacttcctccccagtctaaaaagagcatttaatgttaccaccctgctgaaatctgtgtgtttgtgatgtcaaGAGATAttgctcatttgcatttacacgCCTTCACATCATGGGTCATTGTCATAGTGCTCATGCTCACTGGTGCTCAATTCGtaaacagagagtgagagagagcaggacagacaggcctagtgtggtctactaactattcctgaaaatatcaaaggggacccatctggactttTGAATTATCTCTGTATATAAAAATGCACTAGACCAGGGGAGGGGAACcttgctcctggagggccactgtctagcagagtttagctccaatcCTAATCAAACAAACCTGGGCAAACTAATCAAGGTCTCCAGAATTACTTGAAAAAATGTAAggtcaggtgtgtttgattagggttggagctaaactctgaaGGAGAGTGggcctccaggagcagggtttcCCACCCCTACACTAGACAGAAATCTTTGTTGTGAAACCATTGTTGTGAATCTCGTGcagcttttaaaagatgcggtgtcaagttacaactctgaaaaggagaccctattctgttccattcagctgctctgcctcCTGTTGTTTTGATCAGAAAAGCTTCACATTCTAGTGCCCATCTATTTTTAATtgatggtgtatgtaaacatgcactagatggacttCTTTGACTGTTTTGATGCGTTTCCAGTGATGTGCGCCTCAGATGATCCTGTGTGcgtcatgtggatgtgtcttcagtaTTACAACATGGATAGATTTTTCAGCTCATATAAGCGTGGACTGCTTGTGAACCAAaaataatacgattcaagctttgcaaagaaactgttattgaaagatggggcagtaaaaacacttggacccaaTCGAAAAAACTTATGTAAACCGTttatttcatgaatatttcaattgTGATGATAaatgtgatgactgtgtgatgactgtttgagtttatggtgctgctgtgcttgagtgaacggTTTAATATTTTTGGATGCAATGCACTGAATGAGcgttgtgtaaaccctgaaaatgttataatattgtggaacttgtttattctcttctgattgagtttcaaatatggctgtattcgaGGGGCTGCAAGATGTTAGACAATCATAAAagtgggtgtttacattgaaTTTTAAGGAGGCGCTAGGCCAAAACAaggcatttcagacagagggccaaaaacaaggtgcaaaatgatcatatattactaaattaggACTGATTTGGTGCAAAACAACttcactaacattatcagtggaccactGGGAAGATGATAAAATCTGACCCCTTGtcatcatgacccctttaaagaaaatatataccAAAAACAATCAgagatttgttgtttttgtgactTTGTTCATATTTTCAGAATATGCGAAGTATAGAACTCTAAAAAAAGATTGGTTTTAaatctcaaaatgtttttaaaaatataggGTGCATGAACACGCAAGCACTACAAACAGATTGTACCTGATCCATGGTCTCTCCCTCAGGAGGAGTATACTCTGGTAAAGACTGTCCGGCTGCTTTAGCCATATTTTTCATTTCTTTAACTTGACCTCCTTCAGCTATACCAAAACTCTGAAAAAAAAAGACCTGCAATCtctcatcattttttttttatttttattaataaattttaTATGTATCATACTTTGaaatatgataataaaatgaacacacacaaaagaatCAGCAGAATCTGTACTTACTCTCTCTTTAAGTGATGGATCCATTACTAATTCTATGTCATGGCAGGTTCTGTTGTTCCTCACAATGATCTCTGCAGTCTGTAATTTTTCAAAGACgtgattcttcttcttttttttttttttataaatataaagatGTAAGTAACTAAATACAGCACGCAAATTAATATACACAGTTCAAATTGTATTCATtaaaagcaaatataaatgtGACAAATATACTCTTCATCTCAAACTTTTTCAGAAGACGtgctttcttctttggaacacaaacaaagatattttcataaagatatgctgtaaatatatctatataatgtAAGTCAATGTAAGACAAACACCTGCATATGAAGAAATGCTATTGAAAtttaaatcatgatcatgcctaagAGGCAGCAGATGGcaagatttaaaacaaaaaaggagttacattttggtctgttctcaagcAAAATCAAACGTATCATTTCAGAAAACCTTAAACAACACGAGTCCTATGGATTATCTTTATTCTTGGAAGTGTTGATCCCCAatgactttttttatttgcatcataccttaaaaaaaatatcttaatttgtggttcacagaagaaagaatgtcatttgagtttgagacagcataatgGTGagagaatgatgagagaattataatttttgaatgaactattcctttaaataacattTGTGGAGAAAAATCGCCCTCTACCTGTGGTCAAAGACTAGACTTGCCTGCTTGGCACGCTTCATGTCACTGACAAACACATTTGTGAACTTCACATCCCCGAGGTACTGCCCAGCAGCCTCAGACTGGCGTATCCCAATATCAGAGAGAGGAGAGTCTATCTTCTGACCTAAACACAAAGCATTGTATGAACTGGTATGTGGGATGGTAAAAATGTGGCACATAAAAATAGTTTGTTGATGATTGTCATCGTTTAATGACAAAATGCATGGATACTGACAGTATTGATAAcagataatgttttttgttttt
It includes:
- the tigara gene encoding probable fructose-2,6-bisphosphatase TIGAR A isoform X1, which encodes MLAFGLTIVRHLCVCFFYIYIYWPVLLLRFTSGETQCNKDGILQGQKIDSPLSDIGIRQSEAAGQYLGDVKFTNVFVSDMKRAKQTAEIIVRNNRTCHDIELVMDPSLKERVFFFQSFGIAEGGQVKEMKNMAKAAGQSLPEYTPPEGETMDQVKVRIKDFLKAMFQRIANDHQEKVQDGETPIPKIDGAGLPNDGVLNVPIHALVVGHGAYMSIAMQYFFEDLKCPSPHGSDPAQRFSICPNTGMCQFIIVFNCRDAGLTLSDIKCVFINRRDHIMSE
- the tigara gene encoding probable fructose-2,6-bisphosphatase TIGAR A isoform X2 — translated: MLAFGLTIVRHLCVCFFYIYIYWPVLLLRFTSGETQCNKDGILQGQKIDSPLSDIGIRQSEAAGQYLGDVKFTNVFVSDMKRAKQTAEIIVRNNRTCHDIELVMDPSLKERSFGIAEGGQVKEMKNMAKAAGQSLPEYTPPEGETMDQVKVRIKDFLKAMFQRIANDHQEKVQDGETPIPKIDGAGLPNDGVLNVPIHALVVGHGAYMSIAMQYFFEDLKCPSPHGSDPAQRFSICPNTGMCQFIIVFNCRDAGLTLSDIKCVFINRRDHIMSE
- the tigara gene encoding probable fructose-2,6-bisphosphatase TIGAR A isoform X4, which gives rise to MLAFGLTIVRHGETQCNKDGILQGQKIDSPLSDIGIRQSEAAGQYLGDVKFTNVFVSDMKRAKQTAEIIVRNNRTCHDIELVMDPSLKERSFGIAEGGQVKEMKNMAKAAGQSLPEYTPPEGETMDQVKVRIKDFLKAMFQRIANDHQEKVQDGETPIPKIDGAGLPNDGVLNVPIHALVVGHGAYMSIAMQYFFEDLKCPSPHGSDPAQRFSICPNTGMCQFIIVFNCRDAGLTLSDIKCVFINRRDHIMSE
- the tigara gene encoding probable fructose-2,6-bisphosphatase TIGAR A isoform X3 — protein: MLAFGLTIVRHGETQCNKDGILQGQKIDSPLSDIGIRQSEAAGQYLGDVKFTNVFVSDMKRAKQTAEIIVRNNRTCHDIELVMDPSLKERVFFFQSFGIAEGGQVKEMKNMAKAAGQSLPEYTPPEGETMDQVKVRIKDFLKAMFQRIANDHQEKVQDGETPIPKIDGAGLPNDGVLNVPIHALVVGHGAYMSIAMQYFFEDLKCPSPHGSDPAQRFSICPNTGMCQFIIVFNCRDAGLTLSDIKCVFINRRDHIMSE
- the LOC127638595 gene encoding uncharacterized protein LOC127638595 — translated: MRTDGILCLAALSFCTILTCLPIQEKTVQIGITRDHQREQHIKTKISCFDYFFTRFCKRMKIHQDSKGAVLLRKRSKDCFSVLEIKSNKVVCLDSNIKLYISVDAIKDYCCHKIKGKNSNNALCLCWRGHAMKLVEAYCASELSPPHSNSHEKHIHLRQRRSQHFDPSDPLGSENTRSRTINYQRKNREQTHERSSNVSKETITSYDDPLHVLLSKSPVSPNLQKEKKNKQVAPSEQI